The proteins below are encoded in one region of Misgurnus anguillicaudatus chromosome 24, ASM2758022v2, whole genome shotgun sequence:
- the appbp2 gene encoding amyloid protein-binding protein 2, which yields MAAVELEWIPETLYNTAISAVVDNYGRSRRDIRSLPENIQFDVYYKLYQQGRLCQLGGEFCELEVFAKVLRASDKRHLLHHCFQALMDHGVKVASVLANSFSRRCSYIAESDAHVKEKAIQFGFVLGGFLSDAGWYGDAEKVFLSCLQLCTLHDEVLHWYRAVECCVRLLHVRNGNCKYHLGEETFKLAQSYMDKLAKHGHQANKAALYGELCALLFAKSHYDEAYRWCIEAMREITVGLPVKVVVDVLRQASKACVVKREFRKAEQLIKHAVFLAREHFGHKHPKYSDTLLDYGFYLLNVDNICQSVIIYQTALDIRQSVFGGKNIHVATAHEDLAYSSYVHQYSSGKFDNALFHAERAIDIITHILPEDHLLLASSKRVKALILEEIAIDCHNKETEERLLQEAHDLHLSSLQLAKKAFGEFNVQTAKHYGNLGRLYQSMRKFKEAEDMHIKAIQIKEQLLGQEDYEVALSVGHLASLYNYDMNQYDDAERLYLRSIAIGKKLFGEGYSGLEYDYRGLIKLYNSVGNYEKVFEYHNILSNWNRLRDRQFAVANALEDVNTSPQATDQVVQSFLLSQSHGAGRPCLG from the exons CTTTACCAGCAGGGCCGGCTCTGCCAGCTGGGAGGGGAGTTCTGTGAGCTGGAGGTCTTTGCAAAAGTCCTCCGGGCCTCCGACAAAAG GCACCTCTTGCATCACTGCTTCCAGGCTCTGATGGACCACGGTGTGAAGGTTGCTTCAGTCCTGGCCAACTCCTTCAGTCGCAGATGTTCGTACATTGCAGAGTCAGATGCGCATGTCAAAGAGAAAGCTATACAATTCGGGTTTGTTCTAG GTGGCTTCTTATCTGATGCCGGATGGTATGGAGACGCAGAGAAGGTCTTTCTGTCGTGTCTCCAACTGTGCACACTACACGATGAGGTTCTTCACTGGTACCGTGCAGTGGAGTGCTGCGTCAG GTTACTTCACGTGCGTAATGGCAATTGCAAATACCACCTCGGAGAAGAAACCTTTAAACTGGCCCAGTCTTACATGGATAAACTGGCCAAACATGGCCATCAGGCCAATAAGGCTGCCCTGTATGGAGAACTTTGCGCCCTGCTCTTTGCCAAAAGCCACTATGATGAG GCATATAGGTGGTGTATAGAAGCTATGAGGGAGATAACAGTTGGCTTACCTGTGAAAGTAGTAGTTGATGTTCTCAGACAAGCCTCAAAG GCTTGTGTCGTAAAACGGGAATTCAGGAAAGCTGAACAACTGATAAAACATGCAGTGTTTTTGGCACG GGAACATTTTGGACACAAGCACCCCAAATATTCCGATACGTTACTAGATTATGGGTTTTATCTCTTAAATGTGGATAACATCTGTCAATCAGTGATCATTTACCAG ACTGCATTGGATATTCGGCAGTCAGTGTTTGGAGGAAAAAACATCCATGTTGCCACTGCACATGAAGACCTGGCATACTCGTCTTATGTCCATCAGTACAGCTCTGGTAAATTCGACAACGCACT ATTTCATGCAGAACGTGCCATAGACATCATAACTCATATTCTCCCTGAAGACCATCTGCTGTTGGCCTCATCCAAAAGAGTGAAAG CACTTATCCTGGAAGAGATTGCCATTGATTGCCATAACAAGGAAACCGAGGAACGCCTACTCCAGGAGGCTCATGATCTGCACCTTTCCTCTCTCCAGTTGGCCAAAAAAGCCTTTGGGGAGTTTAACGTTCAGACGGCAAAACACTACGGCAACTTGGGCCGCCTCTACCAATCCATGCGCAAGTTCAAG GAGGCAGAGGATATGCACATCAAGGCCATTCAGATCAAGGAGCAGCTTTTGGGGCAAGAGGACTATGAGGTGGCTCTGTCAGTGGGACACTTGGCCTCACTCTACAACTACGACATGAATCAGTATGATGATGCAGAGCGCCTCTACTTGCGCTCCATCGCCATTG GCAAGAAGCTGTTCGGGGAGGGTTACAGTGGACTGGAGTATGACTACAGAGGCCTCATAAAACTGTACAACTCGGTTGGAAACTATGAGAAGGTCTTTGAGTACCACAATATTCTGTCCAACTGGAACCGGTTAAGGGACAGGCAGTTTGCAGTAGCGAACGCGCTGGAGGACGTCAACACGAGCCCCCAGGCCACGGACCAGGTGGTGCAGTCCTTCCTGTTATCCCAGAGCCACGGAGCTGGACGCCCCTGCTTAGGCTAA